The following proteins come from a genomic window of Pseudomonas sp. MAG733B:
- a CDS encoding AraC family transcriptional regulator, protein MTEPTSLASWTRALRKQLDALGFDSIALCRQAGLDPQLMEDPNARYPLSGTTRLWELAVQVSGDPALGLRVSRFVSPTTFHALGYALVASGSLREVFERIVRYHQVVSDALELELTRAEDRYRFHLRIPPGNPAPAYEAIDAFTAIYVRTCRNRLGRDYAPLAVYLRRPEPADPHQWHKVFRAPVYFANDEDRIEFALADFDSHLDDANPELAEHNETVLKRTLAQLKPLTWERKVRDAIEEQLPEGEPSAEHIAKALHLSLRSLQRHLADEGCRFDTLLNESRENLALLYLRDPQCSLSEISYLLGFADTSSFSRAFKRWTGMTPGQFRDGLR, encoded by the coding sequence ATGACTGAACCGACCTCGCTCGCCAGCTGGACCCGCGCTTTGCGCAAGCAACTCGATGCCCTGGGCTTCGACAGCATCGCGCTGTGCCGGCAAGCGGGACTCGATCCGCAATTGATGGAAGACCCGAACGCGCGCTATCCATTGTCCGGTACTACGCGCCTGTGGGAACTCGCGGTGCAGGTCAGCGGTGATCCGGCGCTTGGCCTGCGGGTTTCGCGCTTCGTCAGCCCCACGACGTTTCATGCACTCGGGTATGCGCTGGTTGCCAGCGGCAGTCTGCGCGAAGTGTTTGAACGCATCGTGCGCTATCACCAAGTGGTCAGTGACGCCCTGGAACTGGAACTGACGCGCGCGGAAGACCGCTACCGTTTCCACTTGAGAATCCCGCCGGGCAATCCCGCTCCCGCTTACGAAGCCATCGATGCCTTCACCGCGATTTACGTGCGCACCTGTCGCAATCGCCTGGGCCGCGACTACGCCCCGCTGGCGGTGTACCTGCGTCGACCGGAACCGGCCGATCCGCATCAGTGGCACAAGGTGTTTCGCGCACCGGTGTACTTCGCCAACGACGAGGACCGGATCGAGTTCGCCCTGGCTGATTTCGACAGCCACCTGGACGACGCCAACCCGGAACTGGCCGAACACAACGAAACCGTGCTCAAGCGCACCCTGGCACAGCTCAAGCCGCTGACCTGGGAGCGCAAGGTTCGTGATGCCATCGAAGAACAATTGCCGGAAGGCGAACCCAGCGCCGAACACATCGCCAAAGCCCTGCACCTGAGCCTGCGCAGCCTGCAACGGCACCTGGCGGACGAAGGCTGCCGGTTCGATACGCTGCTCAACGAAAGCCGCGAGAACCTGGCGCTATTGTACCTGCGTGATCCGCAATGCTCGTTGAGCGAGATCAGTTATCTGCTGGGGTTCGCCGATACCAGCAGTTTCAGCCGCGCGTTCAAGCGCTGGACCGGGATGACGCCCGGGCAGTTTCGGGATGGGTTGCGGTGA
- a CDS encoding fatty acid desaturase: MDRTSASPQRLNAAQRSAHIREAVLARGVELRERYPILKHQDAMGAGILAFALAGMIGAAALYMTGHMAWWVCLLLNAFFASLTHELEHDLIHSMYFRKQRVPHNLMMGLVWLARPSTINPWIRRHLHLNHHKVSGTETDMEERAITNGEPWGFARFLMIGDNIMSAFIRMLRAKTWAHKFSIIKRTLKVYAPLALVHWGAWYVFLGFHAANGVAYLLGAPIEWSATTLSVMQVIDIAAVVIIGPNVLRTFCLHFISSNMHYYGDVELGNVMQQTQVLNAWWLWPLQAFCFNFGSTHGIHHFVVKEPFYIRQLTAPVAHKVMREMGVRFNDIGTFGRANRFERKDAVEPQQVRAAQV, translated from the coding sequence ATGGACCGTACTTCTGCAAGTCCCCAGCGACTGAATGCAGCTCAGCGATCAGCACATATTCGCGAAGCGGTGCTGGCCAGAGGCGTCGAGTTGCGCGAGCGTTACCCGATTCTCAAGCATCAGGACGCCATGGGCGCGGGCATCCTGGCCTTCGCGTTGGCCGGCATGATCGGTGCGGCGGCGCTCTACATGACCGGGCATATGGCGTGGTGGGTGTGTCTTTTGCTCAATGCGTTTTTCGCCTCGCTGACCCACGAGCTGGAGCACGACCTGATTCACAGCATGTACTTTCGCAAACAGCGGGTGCCGCACAACCTGATGATGGGCCTGGTGTGGCTGGCGCGGCCAAGTACGATCAACCCTTGGATTCGTCGTCACCTGCATCTCAATCACCACAAGGTTTCCGGCACGGAAACCGACATGGAAGAACGCGCGATCACCAATGGCGAGCCTTGGGGTTTTGCACGGTTTCTGATGATTGGCGACAACATCATGTCGGCGTTCATCCGCATGCTTCGGGCGAAAACCTGGGCGCACAAATTCAGCATCATCAAACGCACTTTGAAGGTGTACGCACCCTTGGCGTTGGTGCATTGGGGCGCGTGGTACGTGTTTCTCGGCTTCCATGCGGCAAATGGCGTCGCCTATTTGCTGGGCGCGCCAATCGAGTGGTCGGCGACCACCCTGTCGGTGATGCAGGTGATCGATATCGCTGCAGTGGTGATCATCGGCCCGAACGTGTTGCGCACTTTTTGCCTGCACTTCATCAGCTCGAACATGCACTACTACGGTGACGTCGAACTGGGCAACGTGATGCAGCAAACCCAAGTGCTGAACGCCTGGTGGCTGTGGCCGTTACAAGCATTCTGCTTCAACTTCGGCAGTACCCACGGCATCCATCATTTTGTGGTGAAGGAACCGTTTTACATTCGCCAGTTGACCGCGCCGGTGGCGCACAAGGTGATGCGCGAGATGGGCGTGCGTTTCAACGATATCGGCACGTTCGGCCGGGCCAACCGGTTTGAACGCAAGGACGCGGTCGAACCGCAGCAGGTACGTGCCGCACAGGTCTAA
- a CDS encoding alpha/beta hydrolase, translating into MRNESIRYLIVPGWQGSPEDHWQSHWQNSLPNSARVEQADWLTPRREDWVAALAEAIAADSTPVILIAHSLGCITVAHWAATAPVQFLRQVRGALLVAPADVERPACAPALRNFAPIPTGLLPFPSQVVSSDNDSAVSAPRALELARQWGAEAGILAGAGHINVKSGHQRWEQGFAYLYRLQNRMEHNALRRA; encoded by the coding sequence ATGCGCAACGAATCAATTCGCTACCTGATTGTGCCGGGCTGGCAAGGATCGCCAGAAGATCATTGGCAAAGCCACTGGCAGAACAGCCTGCCGAACAGCGCACGGGTGGAGCAGGCCGACTGGCTGACGCCGCGTCGTGAAGACTGGGTCGCGGCGCTGGCCGAGGCGATTGCCGCCGACAGCACGCCGGTGATCCTGATTGCCCACAGCCTCGGTTGCATCACCGTCGCCCATTGGGCGGCGACCGCGCCGGTGCAGTTTTTGCGTCAGGTGCGCGGCGCCTTGCTGGTTGCCCCGGCGGACGTCGAGCGCCCGGCCTGCGCGCCGGCTCTGCGCAACTTCGCGCCGATTCCGACGGGTCTGCTGCCGTTTCCGAGTCAGGTAGTCAGCTCCGACAACGACAGTGCGGTCAGTGCGCCGCGAGCTCTGGAACTGGCGCGTCAGTGGGGCGCGGAAGCGGGGATCCTGGCAGGTGCGGGGCACATCAATGTGAAGTCCGGCCACCAGCGTTGGGAGCAGGGATTCGCCTATCTCTATCGCCTGCAAAACCGCATGGAACATAACGCCCTGCGCCGCGCTTGA
- a CDS encoding sigma 54-interacting transcriptional regulator: MSFETFGQPLLTFPDAEKSPLSIRAKALVFVDQRSRQLRQELEQLATREVSVLIRGETGTGKELLARHIHRASDRGGLFVSVNCGAISPTYADAELFGYAAGSYSGSASSRAGWFGSANGGTLYLDEIGDLPLPIQIKLLAALENHEVTRVGAHQPSPVDVRLVAATSIDLAQAVAAGKFHERLYHYLSEGQLELPALRERVGDILSLAEYFLGIYSQRLDLPVPLISEAAQQVLERHTWPGNTRELENVIHFALLVSTGEEILPEHLNLSEPPISLEKIEQDIVYTSKNGTDDERSALKRLLESLTQTL, from the coding sequence ATGAGTTTTGAAACCTTCGGTCAGCCATTGCTGACCTTTCCCGACGCCGAAAAAAGTCCCCTGAGCATCCGCGCCAAGGCGCTGGTGTTCGTCGATCAGCGCTCGCGGCAATTGCGCCAGGAGCTGGAGCAACTGGCAACCCGTGAGGTTTCGGTGCTGATCCGTGGTGAAACCGGCACCGGCAAGGAATTGCTGGCGCGGCACATCCATCGTGCCAGCGATCGCGGCGGGCTGTTTGTCTCGGTCAATTGCGGAGCCATCAGCCCGACTTACGCCGATGCCGAATTGTTCGGCTACGCGGCAGGCAGTTACAGCGGCTCGGCCAGCAGTCGTGCCGGGTGGTTCGGTTCGGCCAACGGCGGCACGTTGTACCTGGATGAGATCGGCGACTTGCCGTTACCGATCCAGATCAAGCTGCTCGCCGCCCTGGAAAACCACGAAGTCACCCGTGTCGGCGCCCATCAGCCAAGTCCGGTGGATGTGCGTCTGGTCGCTGCCACCAGCATCGACCTGGCCCAGGCCGTCGCCGCTGGCAAATTCCATGAGCGGCTCTATCACTACCTCAGCGAAGGTCAGCTTGAATTGCCGGCGCTGCGCGAGCGGGTGGGCGATATCCTGTCGCTCGCCGAATATTTTCTCGGTATCTACAGCCAGCGTCTGGATCTGCCGGTGCCGTTGATCAGCGAAGCCGCACAACAAGTGCTGGAGCGACACACTTGGCCGGGCAACACCCGTGAGCTGGAAAACGTCATTCACTTTGCGCTGTTGGTGAGCACTGGCGAGGAGATTTTACCCGAGCATTTGAACCTGTCAGAGCCACCGATTTCGCTGGAGAAAATCGAGCAAGACATTGTTTATACGAGCAAAAATGGCACAGACGATGAGCGTTCGGCACTCAAACGTTTGCTGGAAAGCCTGACGCAGACGCTCTAG